In the Acanthopagrus latus isolate v.2019 chromosome 23, fAcaLat1.1, whole genome shotgun sequence genome, one interval contains:
- the rogdi gene encoding protein rogdi homolog, whose translation MLNSQRSLSELPKMSAASQVERAVLEEEFNWLLKEEVHAVLKQLQDVLKEASRRFSMPTPGLESQLKQENFILGSSTMDQVKGVLTLQGEALTQADINLKVAKNNQALHFQFREDKQWKLQQIQDARNHVTQALQLLSSHDDSYHFKTGAEVNKLMDAVMLQLTRARNRLTTPASMTLPELATSGLMKMFTPPMPGDVMVNFYINLSKLCLTVYQLHVLPPNTTKNFKTAGSSVLHNPGAMFELNNNRFEVSHVHKVECVVPWLNDTLVFFTISLQLCQQLKDKISVFSSFWNYRPF comes from the exons ATGCTTAACTCGCAGAGGTCCCTGTCTGAGCTGCCCAAGATGTCGGCTGCCAGTCAGGTGGAGAGAGCTGTGTTG gaggaggaaTTCAACTGGCTGCTTAAAGAAGAAGTGCACGCTGTCCTCAAGCAGCTCCAGGATGTCCTCAAG GAGGCATCAAGACGTTTCTCCATGCCGACACCAGGTCTGGAGAGTCAGCTCAAACAGGAGAACTTCATCCTCGGCAGCTCAAC catGGATCAAGTGAAGGGGGTGCTGACTCTGCAGGGCGAGGCTCTGACTCAGGCT GATATAAACCTGAAGGTTGCAAAGAACAACCAAGCGCTGCACTTTCAGTTCAGAGAGGACAAGCAGTGGAAACTGCAGCAG ATCCAAGATGCTAGGAATCATGTGACCCaggctctgcagctgctgagcagCCATGATGACAGCTACCACTTCAAGACGGGGGCTGAGGTTAATAAG ctgatggatgctgtgatgctgcagctgacGCGAGCACGGAACCGCCTCACCACTCCGGCCTCCATGACGCTTCCTGAGCTGGCCACCAGTGGTCTGATG AAGATGTTCACTCCTCCCATGCCAGGAGATGTCATGGTGAACTTTTACATCAACCTAAGCAaactgtgtctgactgtgtacCAGCTTCATGTGCTGCCTCCCAACACCACCAAG AATTTCAAGACAGCTGGAAGCTCTGTGTTGCACAACCCAGGAGCAATGTT TGAGCTCAACAACAACCGGTTTGAAGTGAGCCACGTTCACAAGGTAGAGTGTGTGGTGCCTTGGCTAAATGATACGCTGGTATTCTTCACCAtctccctgcagctctgtcagcaGCTCAAGGACAAG ATATCTGTCTTCTCCAGTTTCTGGAACTACAGACCTTTCTAA
- the glyr1 gene encoding putative oxidoreductase GLYR1 isoform X3 has translation MIKINKGKRFQQAVDSVEDFLKKAKGKEQNSDSKGDSKGKKTSNKPLKILEEDDEDLSALKDPSEKDLTDSDPEPSTIERLGAGPGSGFKWESSPVKDDPHFHHFLLSQSEKPASSMEPISKRLKIIEEDTGSTSIQAADSTAINGSITPTDKRIGFLGLGLMGSGIVSNLLKMGHVVTVWNRTAEKCDLFIQEGARLGRTPAEVASMCDITFSCVSDPKAARDLVLGPSGVLQGIRPGKCYVEMSTVDPETITELSQVITSRGGRFLEAPVAGSQQLSNDGMLVILAAGDRTVYEDCSSCFQAMGKTSFFLGEAGNAARMMLILNMVQGSFMATIAEGLTLAQATGQSQQTFLDILCQGQMASTFVDQKCQNILQGNFKPDYYLKHIQKDLRLAISMGDMANHPTPMAAAANEVYKRAKALDQSDNDISAVYRAYIH, from the exons ATGATCAAGATAAACAAAGGAAAGCGCTTCCAACAGGCAGTTGATTCAGTGGAAGACTTtctaaaaaaagcaaaagggaAAGAACAG aactCAGACAGCAAAGGAGActcaaaaggaaagaaaacatccaacaaACCACTGAAAATactggaggaggatgatgaagatcTCAGTGCCCTGAAAGACCCCTCTGAAAAG GACTTAACTGACTCTGACCCCGAGCCATCCACTATTGAGAGGCTGGGGGCGGGACCTGGCTCAGGATTCAAATGGGAAAGCAGT CCTGTGAAGGATGACCCACATTTCCATCACTTTCTGCTCAGCCAGTCTGAGAAG CCAGCATCATCTATGGAACCCATCAGCAAACGCCTGAAGATCATTGAAGAG GACACAGGATCGACATCTATCCAAGCAGCAGACAGCACAGCCATCAATGGCAGCATCACACCCACAGATAAAAG GATAGGGTTCCTCGGTCTGGGGCTGATGGGTAGTGGTATAGTTTCCAATCTGCTAAAAATGGGCCATGTTGTCACGGTGTGGAATCGCACAGCAGAAAAG TGTGACCTGTTCATCCAGGAGGGTGCCAGGTTAGGCCGTACTCCTGCAGAGGTGGCTTCTATGTGTGATATCACGTTCTCCTGTGTCTCAGATCCAAAGGCTGCCAGGGAT TTGGTGTTGGGACCCAGTGGAGTGCTGCAGGGAATCAGGCCGGGTAAATGCTACGTAGAGATGTCTACTGTAGACCCAGAGACTATTACAGAACTCTCACAG GTGATTACGTCACGGGGTGGCCGTTTCCTGGAGGCACCAGTGGCAGGAAGCCAGCAGCTCTCTAACGATGGGATGCTGGTCATCCTTGCAGCTGGTGACAGAACCGTGTACGAAGACTGCAGTAGCTGCTTCCAGGCCATGGGCAAGACCTCCTTCTTTCTGG GTGAAGCAGGAAACGCAGCAAGGATGATGCTGATTCTCAATATGGTGCAAGGCAGCTTCATGGCCACCATTGCAGAGGGGCTGACCCTGGCCCAGGCCACTGGTCAATCACAGCAGACCTTCCTGGACATCCTGTGCCAAGGCCAGATGGCAAGCACCTTTGTGGACCAGAAATGCCAAA ATATTTTACAGGGCAACTTTAAGCCAGACTACTATTTGAAACACATTCAGAAGGACCTGAGGCTAGCCATCTCCATGGGTGACATGGCCAACCATCCAACCCCAATGGCTGCAGCAGCCAATGAG GTGTACAAGAGGGCTAAGGCACTGGACCAGTCAGACAATGATATTTCTGCAGTCTACAGAGCCTACATTCACTAG
- the smim22 gene encoding small integral membrane protein 22 has product MGPRNLEQEFEDQFNDVVSRLQSKQLFQSDWDIASFAVFFIFIGMVLLLVILVLIRCCCCCCCDDEKPRRRKVGIDNMALEP; this is encoded by the exons ATGGGGCCGAGGAACCTGGAGCAGGAGTTCGAGGATCAGTTCAACGATGTGGTTTCCAGACTGCAGTCCAAGCAGCTCTTCCAGTCTGACTGGGACATCGCCTCGTTTGcagtcttcttcatcttcatcg gtATGGTTCTGCTGCTCGTCATCCTGGTCCTCATccgctgttgctgctgctgctgctgcgacgATGagaag CCTCGAAGACGGAAGGTGGGCATAGACAACATGGCTCTGGAGCCCTGA
- the glyr1 gene encoding putative oxidoreductase GLYR1 isoform X1 — translation MATVHLRIGDLVWGKLGRYPPWPGKIVSPPKDLKKPRGKKCHFVKFFGTEDHAWIKVEQLKPYHAHKEEMIKINKGKRFQQAVDSVEDFLKKAKGKEQNSDSKGDSKGKKTSNKPLKILEEDDEDLSALKDPSEKDLTDSDPEPSTIERLGAGPGSGFKWESSPVKDDPHFHHFLLSQSEKPASSMEPISKRLKIIEEDTGSTSIQAADSTAINGSITPTDKRIGFLGLGLMGSGIVSNLLKMGHVVTVWNRTAEKCDLFIQEGARLGRTPAEVASMCDITFSCVSDPKAARDLVLGPSGVLQGIRPGKCYVEMSTVDPETITELSQVITSRGGRFLEAPVAGSQQLSNDGMLVILAAGDRTVYEDCSSCFQAMGKTSFFLGEAGNAARMMLILNMVQGSFMATIAEGLTLAQATGQSQQTFLDILCQGQMASTFVDQKCQNILQGNFKPDYYLKHIQKDLRLAISMGDMANHPTPMAAAANEVYKRAKALDQSDNDISAVYRAYIH, via the exons ATGGCGACGGTGCATCTGAGAATTGGGGACTTAGTGTG GGGGAAGCTTGGCCGTTATCCACCATGGCCAGGAAAG attgtGAGCCCTCCCAAGGACCTGAAAAAGCCCAGGGGcaaaaaatgccattttgtgaAATTCTTTGGAACTGAAGACCA CGCCTGGATCAAAGTAGAACAGCTGAAGCCCTACCACGCCCACAAAGAGGAGATGATCAAGATAAACAAAGGAAAGCGCTTCCAACAGGCAGTTGATTCAGTGGAAGACTTtctaaaaaaagcaaaagggaAAGAACAG aactCAGACAGCAAAGGAGActcaaaaggaaagaaaacatccaacaaACCACTGAAAATactggaggaggatgatgaagatcTCAGTGCCCTGAAAGACCCCTCTGAAAAG GACTTAACTGACTCTGACCCCGAGCCATCCACTATTGAGAGGCTGGGGGCGGGACCTGGCTCAGGATTCAAATGGGAAAGCAGT CCTGTGAAGGATGACCCACATTTCCATCACTTTCTGCTCAGCCAGTCTGAGAAG CCAGCATCATCTATGGAACCCATCAGCAAACGCCTGAAGATCATTGAAGAG GACACAGGATCGACATCTATCCAAGCAGCAGACAGCACAGCCATCAATGGCAGCATCACACCCACAGATAAAAG GATAGGGTTCCTCGGTCTGGGGCTGATGGGTAGTGGTATAGTTTCCAATCTGCTAAAAATGGGCCATGTTGTCACGGTGTGGAATCGCACAGCAGAAAAG TGTGACCTGTTCATCCAGGAGGGTGCCAGGTTAGGCCGTACTCCTGCAGAGGTGGCTTCTATGTGTGATATCACGTTCTCCTGTGTCTCAGATCCAAAGGCTGCCAGGGAT TTGGTGTTGGGACCCAGTGGAGTGCTGCAGGGAATCAGGCCGGGTAAATGCTACGTAGAGATGTCTACTGTAGACCCAGAGACTATTACAGAACTCTCACAG GTGATTACGTCACGGGGTGGCCGTTTCCTGGAGGCACCAGTGGCAGGAAGCCAGCAGCTCTCTAACGATGGGATGCTGGTCATCCTTGCAGCTGGTGACAGAACCGTGTACGAAGACTGCAGTAGCTGCTTCCAGGCCATGGGCAAGACCTCCTTCTTTCTGG GTGAAGCAGGAAACGCAGCAAGGATGATGCTGATTCTCAATATGGTGCAAGGCAGCTTCATGGCCACCATTGCAGAGGGGCTGACCCTGGCCCAGGCCACTGGTCAATCACAGCAGACCTTCCTGGACATCCTGTGCCAAGGCCAGATGGCAAGCACCTTTGTGGACCAGAAATGCCAAA ATATTTTACAGGGCAACTTTAAGCCAGACTACTATTTGAAACACATTCAGAAGGACCTGAGGCTAGCCATCTCCATGGGTGACATGGCCAACCATCCAACCCCAATGGCTGCAGCAGCCAATGAG GTGTACAAGAGGGCTAAGGCACTGGACCAGTCAGACAATGATATTTCTGCAGTCTACAGAGCCTACATTCACTAG
- the glyr1 gene encoding putative oxidoreductase GLYR1 isoform X2, with protein sequence MATVHLRIGDLVWGKLGRYPPWPGKIVSPPKDLKKPRGKKCHFVKFFGTEDHAWIKVEQLKPYHAHKEEMIKINKGKRFQQAVDSVEDFLKKAKGKEQNSDSKGDSKGKKTSNKPLKILEEDDEDLSALKDPSEKPVKDDPHFHHFLLSQSEKPASSMEPISKRLKIIEEDTGSTSIQAADSTAINGSITPTDKRIGFLGLGLMGSGIVSNLLKMGHVVTVWNRTAEKCDLFIQEGARLGRTPAEVASMCDITFSCVSDPKAARDLVLGPSGVLQGIRPGKCYVEMSTVDPETITELSQVITSRGGRFLEAPVAGSQQLSNDGMLVILAAGDRTVYEDCSSCFQAMGKTSFFLGEAGNAARMMLILNMVQGSFMATIAEGLTLAQATGQSQQTFLDILCQGQMASTFVDQKCQNILQGNFKPDYYLKHIQKDLRLAISMGDMANHPTPMAAAANEVYKRAKALDQSDNDISAVYRAYIH encoded by the exons ATGGCGACGGTGCATCTGAGAATTGGGGACTTAGTGTG GGGGAAGCTTGGCCGTTATCCACCATGGCCAGGAAAG attgtGAGCCCTCCCAAGGACCTGAAAAAGCCCAGGGGcaaaaaatgccattttgtgaAATTCTTTGGAACTGAAGACCA CGCCTGGATCAAAGTAGAACAGCTGAAGCCCTACCACGCCCACAAAGAGGAGATGATCAAGATAAACAAAGGAAAGCGCTTCCAACAGGCAGTTGATTCAGTGGAAGACTTtctaaaaaaagcaaaagggaAAGAACAG aactCAGACAGCAAAGGAGActcaaaaggaaagaaaacatccaacaaACCACTGAAAATactggaggaggatgatgaagatcTCAGTGCCCTGAAAGACCCCTCTGAAAAG CCTGTGAAGGATGACCCACATTTCCATCACTTTCTGCTCAGCCAGTCTGAGAAG CCAGCATCATCTATGGAACCCATCAGCAAACGCCTGAAGATCATTGAAGAG GACACAGGATCGACATCTATCCAAGCAGCAGACAGCACAGCCATCAATGGCAGCATCACACCCACAGATAAAAG GATAGGGTTCCTCGGTCTGGGGCTGATGGGTAGTGGTATAGTTTCCAATCTGCTAAAAATGGGCCATGTTGTCACGGTGTGGAATCGCACAGCAGAAAAG TGTGACCTGTTCATCCAGGAGGGTGCCAGGTTAGGCCGTACTCCTGCAGAGGTGGCTTCTATGTGTGATATCACGTTCTCCTGTGTCTCAGATCCAAAGGCTGCCAGGGAT TTGGTGTTGGGACCCAGTGGAGTGCTGCAGGGAATCAGGCCGGGTAAATGCTACGTAGAGATGTCTACTGTAGACCCAGAGACTATTACAGAACTCTCACAG GTGATTACGTCACGGGGTGGCCGTTTCCTGGAGGCACCAGTGGCAGGAAGCCAGCAGCTCTCTAACGATGGGATGCTGGTCATCCTTGCAGCTGGTGACAGAACCGTGTACGAAGACTGCAGTAGCTGCTTCCAGGCCATGGGCAAGACCTCCTTCTTTCTGG GTGAAGCAGGAAACGCAGCAAGGATGATGCTGATTCTCAATATGGTGCAAGGCAGCTTCATGGCCACCATTGCAGAGGGGCTGACCCTGGCCCAGGCCACTGGTCAATCACAGCAGACCTTCCTGGACATCCTGTGCCAAGGCCAGATGGCAAGCACCTTTGTGGACCAGAAATGCCAAA ATATTTTACAGGGCAACTTTAAGCCAGACTACTATTTGAAACACATTCAGAAGGACCTGAGGCTAGCCATCTCCATGGGTGACATGGCCAACCATCCAACCCCAATGGCTGCAGCAGCCAATGAG GTGTACAAGAGGGCTAAGGCACTGGACCAGTCAGACAATGATATTTCTGCAGTCTACAGAGCCTACATTCACTAG